One region of Quercus lobata isolate SW786 chromosome 2, ValleyOak3.0 Primary Assembly, whole genome shotgun sequence genomic DNA includes:
- the LOC115977478 gene encoding pentatricopeptide repeat-containing protein At5g56310-like: MLHVQLLRTTSTTVPNPKLKCILSCLHSHSHSQCTNVPPPQSQPKSSTHLHALLEPLLNQNPPHILFYAPIFQFLTGLSLSKLGQQIHAHLTLRGLKPNSYLAAKMIAMYASFGHFNTAMTLFQKIHLPTVRLYNSILRASALYGYSKTVIDLYFKMHSLGLKGDSFTYPFVLKCCADLSSSWMGKCVHGMSLRLGLVFDLYVGTSLIDMYVKCGKLRDAHKVFDKMSVRDVSSWNALIAGYMKDGEICVAEGFFRTMPCRNIVSWTAMISGYTQNGLPEQALCLFEEMLKEDSEVKPNWVTIMSVLPACAESSGLEHGRRIHDFASKIGLDSNASVLTALVAMYAKCGSLTDARQCFDRIREKNLVTWNTMITAYTSHGCGMECVWTFEDMIREGTQPDTITFTGLLSGCGHSGLVDVGLKYFNCMSTEHSIKPRVEHYACVVDLLARVGRLVEAKELIDQMPMQAGPSIWGALLAACRSHHNLEIAEIAARKLFVLEPENSGNYVLLSNMYAEVGKWEEVDNLRALLKLHGMKKSTGCSWMR, from the coding sequence ATGCTGCATGTCCAACTCTTACGCACAACATCAACCACAGTcccaaacccaaaactcaaatgCATTCTCTCCTGCcttcactctcactctcactctcaatGCACCAATGTTCCACCACCACAATCACAGCCCAAATCCTCCACTCACTTACATGCCCTCTTAGAACCACTACTCAACCAAAACCCACCTCACATTCTCTTCTACGCACCCATTTTCCAGTTCTTAACTGGCCTCAGCCTCTCCAAACTAGGCCAACAAATCCATGCTCACTTAACCCTTCGTGGCCTCAAACCCAATTCCTACCTCGCTGCGAAGATGATAGCTATGTATGCaagttttggtcattttaacaCTGCCATGACTCTGTTTCAAAAAATCCATCTCCCAACTGTTCGTTTATACAACTCTATACTTCGTGCTTCTGCTTTATATGGGTATTCAAAAACAGtcattgatttatattttaaaatgcaCTCTCTTGGACTTAAAGGTGATAGCTTTACATACCCTTTTGTGCTCAAGTGTTGTGCGGACTTGTCGAGTAGTTGGATGGGGAAATGTGTTCATGGGATGAGTTTGAGACTTGGGTTGGTGTTTGATTTGTATGTTGGGACTTCCTTGATAGATATGTATGTGAAATGTGGCAAGTTGAGGGATGCTCAtaaggtgtttgataaaatgtctgTGAGAGATGTTTCTTCTTGGAATGCATTGATTGCGGGGTATATGAAGGATGGGGAGATTTGTGTTGCTGAGGGTTTTTTTAGAACAATGCCGTGTAGGAATATTGTTTCTTGGACTGCTATGATATCGGGGTACACGCAGAATGGATTGCCTGAGCAGGCATTGTGTTTGTTTGAGGAGATGTTGAAGGAAGATTCAGAGGTAAAGCCTAATTGGGTAACTATAATGAGCGTGCTTCCTGCTTGTGCAGAGTCTTCGGGTCTTGAGCATGGGAGACGGATTCATGATTTTGCTAGTAAGATTGGTTTGGACTCGAATGCCTCTGTGCTGACAGCACTTGTTGCAATGTATGCTAAATGTGGAAGCCTCACTGATGCTCGTCAATGTTTTGATAGGATACGTGAAAAGAATTTGGTTACTTGGAATACGATGATAACTGCTTACACTTCCCATGGATGCGGAATGGAATGTGTATGGACTTTTGAGGACATGATCCGAGAGGGTACTCAACCGGATACCATCACATTTACAGGGTTATTATCTGGATGTGGCCATTCGGGCCTTGTTGATGTTGGCTTGAAATACTTCAACTGTATGAGCACAGAACACTCTATCAAACCAAGAGTTGAACATTATGCTtgtgttgttgatcttttggcTCGTGTAGGGCGATTGGTGGAAGCAAAAGAGCTTATTGATCAAATGCCCATGCAAGCAGGACCAAGCATATGGGGTGCATTGTTGGCTGCTTGTCGGAGCCACCACAATTTGGAAATTGCAGAAATTGCAGCTAGAAAGTTGTTTGTCTTAGAACCAGAAAATAGTGGGAATTATGTCCTGCTTTCAAATATGTATGCTGAAGTTGGCAAGTGGGAAGAGGTGGACAATTTGAGAGCTCTTCTAAAATTACATGGCATGAAGAAAAGTACTGGATGCAGTTGGATGAGATAA
- the LOC115974020 gene encoding G-type lectin S-receptor-like serine/threonine-protein kinase SD1-1 produces the protein MDLNAIEALQHNLQASSVSDRCIILEGDNQITAPKNTDAMSFGVLVLEIVSGKKNRGFYHPDHDFNLLGHAWKLWNENRAMELMDALMEKLIPASEVLRCIQVSLLCVQQHPEDRPLITSVLLMLDSENSSLPQPKQPGFYTERSITETDSSSSGKTPYTATELTITMLQAIEDQMAKQQSIGGQARATPAAKFISQASDDTTILPAFESSVGNIFSKRGLLAMLKCPSGLQSVKVKTA, from the exons ATGGATCTCAATGCCATTGAGGCACTCCAACACAATCTACAAGCCAGTTCAGTGAGTGATCGTTGTATCATACTTGAAGGAGATAACCAGATTACAGCACCTAAA AATACTGATGCAATGAGCTTTGGTGTATTGGTTTTAGAGATAGTGAGTGGAAAGAAGAATAGAGGATTTTATCATCCTGATCATGATTTCAACCTTTTAGGACAT GCATGGAAATTATGGAACGAAAACAGGGCCATGGAACTGATGGATGCTCTGATGGAAAAGCTGATACCTGCATCAGAAGTCTTACGATGTATACAAGTCAGTCTATTGTGTGTGCAACAACACCCTGAAGACAGGCCCCTAATCACTTCTGTTCTTTTGATGTTGGATAGTGAGAATTCTTCACTACCTCAACCAAAACAGCCTGGATTTTACACAGAAAGGTCTATTACAGAGACTGACTCATCATCATCAGGGAAAACTCCATATACTGCAACTGAATTAACCATTACAATGTTACAAG CAATTGAGGATCAAATGGCCAAACAACAAAGTATAGGGGGACAGGCAAGGGCAACACCAGCAGCAAAATTTATATCTCAAGCAAGTGATGATACAACAATCCTTCCTGCCTTTGAATCCAgtgttggaaatattttcaGCAAAAGAGGGCTTTTAGCAATGCTGAAGTGCCCAAGTGGCTTGCAATCAGTGAAGGTGAAGACAGCATGA